The following coding sequences are from one Geodermatophilus normandii window:
- a CDS encoding DUF2945 domain-containing protein encodes MADDFSKGDHVTWNSHGSKAEGTVKKEITSETEAGGRKVKASPDEPQYEVESDKSGKTAVHKPSALEKK; translated from the coding sequence ATGGCCGACGACTTCTCGAAGGGTGACCACGTCACCTGGAACAGCCACGGCAGCAAGGCCGAGGGCACGGTGAAGAAGGAGATCACCTCCGAGACCGAGGCCGGCGGCCGGAAGGTGAAGGCCAGCCCCGACGAGCCGCAGTACGAGGTGGAGAGCGACAAGAGCGGGAAGACGGCGGTGCACAAGCCGTCCGCGCTGGAGAAGAAGTGA
- the pstB gene encoding phosphate ABC transporter ATP-binding protein PstB produces the protein MAKRIEVSDLNIYYGNFLAVEGVNVSIEPRSITALIGPSGCGKSTFLRSLNRMHEVIPGARVEGKVVMDGQDLYGADTDPVDVRRQIGMVFQRPNPFPTMSIYDNVIAGNRLNSKKMKKAETDELVERALRGANLWNEVKDRLGRPGSGLSGGQQQRLCIARAIAVEPDVLLMDEPCSALDPISTLAIEDLMAELKERFTIVIVTHNMQQAARVSTSTGFFNLNGVGQPGRLIEFNPTEKIFSNPDQKATEDYISGRFG, from the coding sequence GTGGCCAAGCGCATCGAGGTCTCCGACCTCAACATCTACTACGGCAACTTCCTGGCCGTGGAGGGCGTCAACGTCTCGATCGAGCCGCGCAGCATCACGGCGCTGATCGGCCCCTCGGGCTGCGGGAAGTCGACCTTCCTGCGCTCGCTCAACCGCATGCACGAGGTCATCCCCGGCGCCCGCGTCGAGGGAAAGGTCGTCATGGACGGCCAGGACCTCTACGGCGCCGACACCGACCCGGTCGACGTCCGCCGGCAGATCGGCATGGTCTTCCAGCGGCCCAACCCGTTCCCCACGATGTCGATCTACGACAACGTCATCGCCGGCAACCGGCTCAACAGCAAGAAGATGAAGAAGGCCGAGACCGACGAGCTGGTGGAGCGCGCGCTGCGTGGCGCCAACCTGTGGAACGAGGTCAAGGACCGGCTCGGCCGTCCCGGGTCGGGCCTGTCCGGCGGCCAGCAGCAGCGGCTGTGCATCGCCCGCGCGATCGCCGTCGAGCCCGACGTGCTGCTGATGGACGAGCCCTGCTCGGCCCTGGACCCCATCTCCACGCTGGCCATCGAGGACCTCATGGCCGAGCTCAAGGAGCGGTTCACCATCGTGATCGTCACGCACAACATGCAGCAGGCGGCACGGGTGAGCACCTCCACCGGCTTCTTCAACCTCAACGGCGTGGGCCAGCCCGGCCGGCTGATCGAGTTCAACCCGACCGAGAAGATCTTCAGCAACCCCGACCAGAAGGCGACCGAGGACTACATCTCCGGCCGCTTCGGCTGA
- a CDS encoding response regulator transcription factor has product MTGARSARPTAPEARLLVVDDEPNIRELLSASLRYAGFEVATAADGQQALALASTFRPDLLVLDVMMPGLDGFGVVRRLRESGRHTPVLFLTARDAAEDKVSGLTLGGDDYVTKPFSLDEVLARIRAVLRRSAGQQRAVETSRLTFADIELDEESHEVVKAGQVVSLSPTEFKLLRYLMANAGRVLSKAQILDHVWNYDFNGEANVVESYISYLRRKVDTTEPRLLHTIRGVGYTLRLPRGA; this is encoded by the coding sequence GTGACGGGAGCACGCAGCGCTCGACCCACCGCTCCGGAGGCGCGGCTCCTGGTGGTCGACGACGAGCCCAACATCCGCGAGCTGCTCTCCGCCAGCCTGCGCTACGCCGGCTTCGAGGTGGCGACGGCGGCCGACGGGCAGCAGGCGCTGGCCCTGGCCTCGACCTTCCGTCCCGACCTGCTGGTGCTCGACGTCATGATGCCGGGCCTGGACGGCTTCGGCGTCGTGCGGCGGCTGCGCGAGAGCGGGCGGCACACGCCGGTGCTGTTCCTCACCGCGCGTGACGCGGCCGAGGACAAGGTCTCCGGGCTCACCCTCGGCGGCGACGACTACGTGACCAAGCCGTTCAGCCTCGACGAGGTCCTCGCCCGCATCCGGGCGGTGCTGCGCCGCAGCGCCGGGCAGCAGCGCGCCGTGGAGACCAGCCGGCTGACCTTCGCCGACATCGAGCTCGACGAGGAGTCCCACGAGGTGGTCAAGGCCGGCCAGGTGGTCAGCCTCTCCCCCACCGAGTTCAAGCTGCTGCGCTACCTCATGGCCAACGCCGGGCGCGTGCTGTCGAAGGCGCAGATCCTCGACCACGTGTGGAACTACGACTTCAACGGCGAGGCCAACGTCGTCGAGTCCTACATCTCCTACCTGCGGCGCAAGGTGGACACCACCGAGCCGCGCCTGCTGCACACCATCCGCGGGGTGGGCTACACCCTGCGGCTGCCACGCGGCGCGTGA
- the pstA gene encoding phosphate ABC transporter permease PstA: MSIDTQSAPQPTRHASGPVRSRRRLPRFAPLGVYLAGVALGAALSALTGFSLVTTVVYGVVLGTLAVYVVSRSVEGQRKATDRLVTSLVTTAFAIAMVPLVSLVYTVLDNGLPRFDATFFTNSMYRVVGEGGGAYHAILGTVIITALATLISVPIGLLAAIYLVEYGTGRLKRSITFFVDVMTGIPSIVAGLFSFALFTLVFGNSVRLGVMGAVALSVLMIPVVVRSCEEVLKLVPNELREASYALGVPKWRTVVKVVLPTAVAGLGTGITLAVARVVGETAPLLVTVGLITGTNLNPFDGRMATLPVFAYFQLTQPGTATQAFLDRAWTAALVLIILVMALNVVARLISRFFAPKTGR; the protein is encoded by the coding sequence ATGAGCATCGACACCCAGTCCGCGCCGCAGCCGACCAGGCACGCCTCCGGGCCCGTCCGGTCCCGTCGGCGGCTCCCCCGGTTCGCTCCGCTCGGCGTCTACCTGGCGGGCGTCGCCCTGGGGGCCGCCCTGTCGGCGCTCACCGGCTTCAGCCTCGTGACGACCGTGGTCTACGGCGTCGTGCTGGGCACGCTGGCCGTCTACGTCGTCTCGCGCTCGGTCGAGGGACAGCGCAAGGCGACCGACCGGCTGGTCACCTCGCTGGTCACCACCGCGTTCGCGATCGCGATGGTCCCGCTGGTCTCGCTGGTCTACACCGTGCTCGACAACGGCCTGCCCCGGTTCGACGCCACCTTCTTCACCAACTCGATGTACCGGGTGGTCGGCGAGGGCGGCGGCGCCTACCACGCGATCCTCGGCACGGTGATCATCACGGCGCTGGCCACGCTCATCTCGGTGCCGATCGGCCTGCTGGCCGCCATCTACCTCGTGGAGTACGGCACCGGCCGACTCAAGCGGTCCATCACCTTCTTCGTCGACGTGATGACCGGCATCCCGTCGATCGTGGCCGGCCTGTTCTCCTTCGCGCTGTTCACCCTGGTCTTCGGCAACTCCGTGCGGCTCGGGGTCATGGGCGCCGTGGCGCTCTCGGTGCTGATGATCCCGGTGGTGGTCCGGTCCTGCGAGGAGGTCCTCAAGCTCGTCCCCAACGAGCTGCGGGAGGCCAGCTACGCCCTGGGTGTGCCCAAGTGGCGCACGGTCGTCAAGGTCGTCCTGCCCACGGCGGTCGCCGGCCTGGGCACCGGCATCACGCTGGCCGTCGCCCGGGTGGTCGGCGAGACCGCACCGCTGCTGGTGACCGTCGGCCTCATCACGGGCACGAACCTCAACCCGTTCGACGGGCGCATGGCGACGCTCCCGGTGTTCGCCTACTTCCAGCTCACCCAGCCGGGCACGGCGACGCAGGCCTTCCTCGACCGGGCCTGGACGGCAGCCCTCGTACTGATCATCCTGGTCATGGCGCTCAACGTCGTCGCCCGCCTGATCAGCCGCTTCTTCGCTCCCAAGACCGGTCGCTGA
- a CDS encoding siderophore-interacting protein yields the protein MTEPAGSRPLGGPPVGRPAEGEAHLPGSPRPVDVLTVVSVSDVTPSVRRVVLSGTPDAVAAAGPTVNLLVPRVGDPDPRWPAVARDGRIVWPAGSHGISLRSYTARRQDPARGEVDVDFVLHGDGPAAAWAGAAAPGALLGVAGSGALGDRPAGTLLLAGDETALPAISRILAAADPAARGVALVEVAGPEEEQVLAAPPGVEVRWLHRGDTAPGESTLLADAVAALERPAGDDVFAWVAAESAAVRAVRADLRGRWGLSRAQHHAIGYWRRGRAMAPA from the coding sequence GTGACAGAACCCGCCGGCAGCCGGCCCCTGGGCGGTCCTCCCGTGGGGCGCCCCGCCGAGGGGGAGGCCCACCTCCCGGGCAGTCCCCGGCCCGTCGACGTCCTCACCGTCGTCTCGGTCTCCGACGTCACGCCGTCCGTGCGCCGCGTCGTGCTGTCGGGGACGCCGGACGCCGTCGCCGCGGCGGGGCCGACCGTCAACCTCCTGGTGCCGCGCGTGGGCGATCCCGATCCGCGCTGGCCCGCGGTGGCGCGGGACGGGCGGATCGTGTGGCCCGCCGGGTCGCACGGCATCAGCCTGCGCAGCTACACCGCCCGCCGCCAGGACCCCGCCCGGGGCGAGGTGGACGTCGACTTCGTGCTGCACGGCGACGGGCCGGCCGCCGCCTGGGCCGGGGCCGCCGCTCCCGGCGCCCTGCTCGGCGTGGCCGGCAGCGGCGCGCTGGGGGACCGCCCCGCCGGCACGCTGCTCCTCGCCGGTGACGAGACGGCACTGCCGGCGATCAGCCGCATCCTGGCCGCGGCCGACCCGGCCGCCCGCGGCGTCGCCCTGGTCGAGGTGGCCGGCCCCGAGGAGGAGCAGGTGCTCGCCGCGCCGCCGGGGGTGGAGGTGCGCTGGCTGCACCGCGGCGACACCGCGCCGGGTGAGAGCACGCTGCTCGCCGACGCCGTCGCCGCGCTCGAGCGGCCGGCCGGGGACGACGTCTTCGCCTGGGTGGCCGCCGAGTCGGCCGCGGTCCGGGCGGTGCGCGCGGACCTGCGCGGCCGGTGGGGGCTCTCCCGCGCCCAGCACCACGCCATCGGTTACTGGCGCCGCGGCCGCGCCATGGCGCCCGCCTGA
- a CDS encoding LCP family protein translates to MPPLPGAPREQAVQRSRPVPPLPAGHRSGPVPPLPGTAASGVQHSRPVPPLPGTPASGIQYSRPVPPLPGRPAHPPIPGLDGPAMSGAGSTRRPLAERPPRSPGRRRLVRAAVVLGVLLGLVVGYHAGLYAYVDRSIARVAALAPEGPEVIAPQLQEGATTYLVIGTGLPGTDGPASVTTMLVHVAAAEDRAVLVSVPPTALVDTPGCRADDGSMREPVSEAFATSLLAGGPSCMVRAVQQLSGLRVDHYLAVDLGRLPAVVDAVGGVSVCLPAAGPADAASATPLPAGTSELTGAQATRYLAPGDVGPDVTGVAAAERTQQLLSATMRSAMTVGTLANTYELTRFLTRAADALTVDDQTTLGDLRTLASALAGLDDDAVQHAGLPVAQVDYVPAGSDQAYVLLDGAATRSLFDGVIEDSSVPAELATPVAAAATAPVEDPAAAASPAAESAAESPAVDTGAEQATAGAAEQPLTVAPASVTVDVLNGTATGGLAGTVGDLLRQQGFTVGQVGNERGAVDRTVVRHGPGVVEQARTVAAAVPGAVLQPSDAIGDAVQLVLGPGYSGVVPVQVPAPAPAPAPAAAVAPAPAAETTPAAAPTTRAGRVGCG, encoded by the coding sequence GTGCCGCCGCTGCCCGGCGCTCCCCGGGAGCAGGCCGTCCAGCGCTCCCGGCCGGTGCCGCCGCTGCCGGCCGGGCACCGGTCGGGTCCGGTGCCGCCGCTGCCCGGGACCGCCGCGTCCGGCGTCCAGCACTCCCGGCCGGTCCCGCCGCTGCCCGGTACCCCGGCCTCCGGGATCCAGTACTCCCGTCCGGTACCGCCGCTGCCCGGCCGGCCCGCGCACCCGCCGATCCCCGGTCTCGACGGCCCGGCGATGTCCGGCGCCGGCAGCACCCGGCGCCCGCTCGCCGAACGTCCGCCGCGCAGCCCCGGACGGCGACGGCTCGTCCGCGCCGCCGTCGTCCTCGGCGTGCTGCTCGGCCTCGTCGTCGGCTACCACGCCGGGCTGTACGCCTACGTCGACCGCAGCATCGCCCGCGTCGCCGCGCTCGCCCCCGAGGGCCCGGAGGTCATCGCCCCGCAGCTGCAGGAGGGCGCGACCACCTACCTCGTCATCGGCACCGGCCTGCCCGGCACCGACGGCCCGGCATCGGTGACCACGATGCTGGTACACGTGGCCGCCGCCGAGGACCGCGCCGTCCTGGTCAGCGTGCCGCCGACCGCGCTGGTCGACACCCCCGGCTGCCGGGCCGACGACGGCTCGATGCGCGAGCCGGTGTCCGAGGCCTTCGCGACGTCGCTGCTGGCCGGCGGGCCGTCGTGCATGGTGCGCGCGGTCCAACAGCTGTCCGGGCTGCGCGTCGACCACTACCTCGCCGTCGACCTCGGCCGGCTGCCCGCCGTGGTGGACGCCGTCGGCGGCGTGAGCGTCTGCCTGCCCGCCGCCGGCCCGGCCGACGCCGCGTCCGCGACCCCGCTGCCGGCCGGCACCTCGGAGCTCACCGGCGCCCAGGCCACCCGCTACCTCGCGCCGGGGGACGTCGGTCCCGACGTCACCGGGGTCGCCGCCGCCGAGCGCACGCAACAACTGCTGTCGGCCACGATGCGCTCGGCGATGACCGTGGGGACGCTCGCCAACACCTACGAGCTGACCCGCTTCCTGACCCGCGCCGCCGACGCGCTCACCGTGGACGACCAGACGACGCTCGGCGACCTGCGCACCCTGGCCTCGGCACTCGCGGGCCTCGACGACGACGCCGTGCAGCACGCCGGCCTGCCCGTGGCGCAGGTCGACTACGTGCCGGCCGGCAGCGACCAGGCCTACGTGCTGCTCGACGGCGCGGCCACCCGCTCGCTGTTCGACGGCGTCATCGAGGACAGCTCGGTGCCCGCCGAGCTGGCCACCCCCGTCGCCGCTGCGGCCACCGCGCCCGTGGAGGACCCGGCGGCGGCCGCGTCGCCGGCCGCCGAGAGCGCCGCCGAGAGCCCCGCCGTGGACACCGGCGCGGAGCAGGCAACCGCCGGCGCGGCCGAGCAGCCGCTCACCGTCGCCCCGGCCTCCGTGACCGTCGACGTCCTCAACGGCACCGCCACCGGCGGGCTGGCCGGCACGGTGGGCGACCTGCTGCGCCAGCAGGGCTTCACGGTGGGCCAGGTCGGGAACGAGCGCGGCGCGGTCGACCGGACCGTCGTCCGGCACGGTCCCGGCGTCGTCGAGCAGGCGCGCACCGTGGCCGCCGCCGTCCCCGGCGCGGTCCTGCAGCCCAGCGACGCCATCGGCGACGCCGTGCAGCTGGTGCTCGGCCCCGGCTACTCCGGCGTCGTCCCGGTACAGGTCCCGGCCCCGGCCCCCGCTCCGGCCCCCGCCGCGGCGGTCGCACCGGCGCCGGCCGCGGAGACGACCCCGGCGGCTGCGCCCACGACGCGCGCGGGCCGGGTCGGCTGCGGCTGA
- a CDS encoding ATP-binding protein: protein MSRPAGLPGATARSGPRLPRVPLRITLVALLLVLVALALVVTGVTATSLLKRYLVAQLDQQLEETVRDATADERILAGCYLGGRQRGVDPDSYLACVVPGEEAPIVLNGPLTAAEQPDLDVEDVEEIADDAAVAFGGPRGEGGGRPGESTARTVASGDGDTKWLVTAEQLPGGLTIVVGGDLDRDDRVIARLVSIEVVVGLVVLVALGVAGYWLVRSSLRPLAGVERTAQAIAAGDLSQRVPAGDDRTEVGRLSQALNGMLARIETAFRSQQASEEQARASEERMRRFIADASHELRTPLTSIRGFAELYRQGAVAGPEEVARLMERIESEGGRMGVLVEDLLQLARLDQQRPLSIAPVDLAEVAGDSVHDARVLQPDRPVSLHLDDSLTEVPVVLGDEARLRQVVGNLVTNALVHTPDTAPVTVSIGEDTSDGGDRVVLRVTDEGPGMAPEDAARVFERFYRADASRSRVAGGTGLGLSIVASLVAAHGGDVHLDTGPGRGATFTVRLPRSGPDLPGGARAAHRAAPPAVAPAVTRRARRGVCPAVPPAVPPPRRGYRPPVSTDSGGAPYDAVLMDAVADLGGALRGLVDASVRTSVPAADLTAAAAVVREVTGRLTASIRPPGQLSALDDPVRFRRVYNPVTGVGSAFAPPLRLREEPGGVVGEAVFGLAYEGPPGFLHGGMSGLVMDQVLGAATIRAGLWGMTARLELDYRRPVPLDTPVVCRARVTEAGGRKSVVTGTIALPDAPDRPLVEARAVFVLPRQELRAEYFAGVTDASGRHAPPSRPTDATAPGAGE from the coding sequence GTGAGCAGGCCCGCCGGGCTCCCCGGAGCGACCGCCCGCAGCGGCCCCCGCCTCCCGCGGGTGCCGCTGCGGATCACGCTCGTCGCGCTGCTGCTCGTCCTGGTGGCCCTGGCGCTGGTCGTCACGGGGGTCACGGCGACGTCGCTGCTCAAGCGGTACCTGGTCGCGCAGCTGGACCAGCAGCTCGAGGAGACCGTCCGCGACGCGACGGCCGACGAGCGCATCCTGGCCGGCTGCTACCTGGGCGGCCGGCAGCGGGGCGTGGACCCCGACAGCTACCTGGCCTGCGTGGTGCCCGGCGAGGAGGCGCCCATCGTGCTCAACGGCCCGCTCACGGCGGCCGAGCAGCCCGACCTCGACGTCGAGGACGTGGAGGAGATCGCCGACGACGCCGCGGTGGCGTTCGGCGGCCCGCGGGGCGAGGGCGGCGGCCGCCCCGGTGAGTCGACGGCCCGGACGGTGGCCTCCGGCGACGGGGACACGAAGTGGCTCGTCACGGCCGAGCAGCTGCCCGGCGGGCTGACCATCGTCGTCGGCGGCGACCTCGACCGCGACGACCGGGTCATCGCCCGCCTGGTGTCCATCGAGGTCGTCGTCGGACTGGTCGTGCTGGTGGCGCTGGGCGTGGCCGGCTACTGGCTGGTGCGCAGCAGCCTGCGCCCGCTGGCCGGCGTGGAGCGCACCGCCCAGGCGATCGCCGCCGGCGACCTGTCCCAGCGGGTGCCCGCGGGCGACGACCGCACGGAGGTCGGCCGCCTGTCGCAGGCGCTCAACGGGATGCTCGCCCGGATCGAGACCGCCTTCCGGTCCCAGCAGGCCTCCGAGGAGCAGGCCCGGGCCTCCGAGGAGCGGATGCGCCGGTTCATCGCCGACGCCAGCCACGAGCTGCGCACCCCACTGACCTCCATCCGCGGCTTCGCCGAGCTCTACCGGCAGGGCGCGGTCGCCGGCCCCGAGGAGGTCGCCCGCCTCATGGAGCGCATCGAGAGCGAGGGCGGCCGGATGGGCGTGCTGGTCGAGGACCTGCTGCAGCTGGCCCGGCTCGACCAGCAGCGGCCGCTGAGCATCGCCCCGGTCGACCTCGCCGAGGTCGCCGGCGACAGCGTCCACGACGCGCGCGTCCTGCAGCCCGACCGGCCGGTCAGCCTCCACCTGGACGACTCCCTCACCGAGGTGCCGGTGGTCCTCGGCGACGAGGCCCGGCTGCGCCAGGTCGTGGGCAACCTCGTGACCAACGCGCTGGTGCACACACCGGACACCGCCCCGGTCACGGTCTCGATCGGCGAGGACACCAGCGACGGCGGCGACCGGGTGGTGCTCCGGGTGACCGACGAGGGCCCCGGCATGGCGCCCGAGGACGCCGCCCGGGTGTTCGAGCGCTTCTACCGCGCCGACGCCTCGCGCAGCCGCGTGGCCGGGGGGACCGGGCTCGGGCTGTCCATCGTTGCCTCGCTCGTGGCCGCGCACGGTGGCGACGTGCACCTCGACACCGGCCCCGGACGCGGCGCGACCTTCACGGTGCGGCTGCCCCGCTCCGGCCCCGACCTGCCCGGCGGGGCCCGGGCAGCGCACCGGGCAGCGCCCCCGGCGGTGGCCCCGGCAGTGACCCGGCGGGCGCGCCGTGGGGTCTGCCCGGCGGTGCCCCCGGCGGTGCCCCCGCCCCGGCGGGGCTACCGTCCGCCGGTGAGCACTGACAGCGGAGGAGCCCCGTACGACGCCGTGCTGATGGACGCCGTCGCCGACCTCGGCGGGGCCCTGCGCGGCCTGGTCGACGCCTCGGTGCGCACGTCGGTCCCGGCCGCGGACCTGACCGCGGCCGCCGCGGTCGTGCGCGAGGTCACCGGCCGGCTCACGGCATCGATCCGCCCGCCCGGACAGCTGTCGGCGCTCGACGACCCGGTGCGCTTCCGCCGCGTCTACAACCCGGTGACCGGGGTCGGCAGCGCGTTCGCCCCGCCGCTGCGGCTGCGGGAGGAGCCCGGCGGCGTCGTCGGCGAGGCGGTCTTCGGCCTGGCCTACGAGGGACCGCCCGGCTTCCTGCACGGCGGGATGAGCGGCCTGGTGATGGACCAGGTGCTCGGCGCGGCGACGATCCGCGCGGGCCTGTGGGGCATGACCGCCCGGCTGGAGCTGGACTACCGCCGCCCCGTGCCGCTGGACACCCCCGTCGTCTGCCGGGCCCGGGTGACCGAGGCCGGCGGCCGCAAGTCCGTCGTCACCGGCACGATCGCGCTGCCCGACGCGCCGGACCGGCCGCTGGTCGAGGCGCGGGCGGTCTTCGTCCTGCCGCGCCAGGAGCTGCGCGCCGAGTACTTCGCGGGGGTCACCGACGCCTCCGGCCGGCACGCGCCGCCGTCGCGGCCCACCGACGCGACCGCGCCGGGGGCCGGCGAGTGA
- a CDS encoding DUF2795 domain-containing protein, producing MSETDDRFAGASSRSDKHSPRVDEELEHEIQGMLKSGHATRSEEFREVEPVAEGEPDTATSPNSTLIGGVPVGMTEDAVVARAELARWLVRADFPADGPGLVEAALDHRAPDAVVEELQRLPEGQTYERIGDVARALGYPTET from the coding sequence GTGAGCGAGACCGACGACCGCTTCGCCGGGGCGTCCTCCCGCAGTGACAAGCACAGCCCCCGGGTCGACGAGGAGCTCGAGCACGAGATCCAGGGGATGCTCAAGTCCGGCCATGCCACCCGGTCCGAGGAGTTCCGCGAGGTGGAGCCGGTCGCCGAGGGTGAACCGGACACCGCGACCAGCCCGAACAGCACGCTCATCGGCGGTGTGCCGGTCGGCATGACCGAGGACGCCGTCGTGGCCCGTGCCGAGCTGGCCCGCTGGCTGGTGCGTGCCGACTTCCCCGCCGACGGGCCCGGTCTCGTCGAGGCCGCGCTCGACCACCGGGCGCCCGACGCCGTCGTCGAGGAGCTCCAGCGGCTCCCGGAGGGGCAGACCTACGAGCGGATCGGCGACGTCGCCCGGGCGCTGGGGTACCCGACCGAGACCTGA
- the pstC gene encoding phosphate ABC transporter permease subunit PstC — protein MTATKAPTEPPSRQRAVRRAGDRLFSGAAKGSGVFILLVLAGVAAFLISEALPALTAPSEEIPGGEGLAGYVGPLVLGTLLGAVIALVVATPLAVGIALYTTYYAPRRIAAGMGYVIDLLAAIPSVVYGFWGIAVLAPELVPFHQWLADTLGFLPVFAGPASTSGRTMLTVGIVLGVMILPIISAISREVFSQAPALHREAALALGATRWEMIRMAVLPYGKSGVIAGAMLGLGRALGETMAVAIILSGGAGATLNVISNSNPSTIASNIALSFPEATGLDVNTLIASGLALFLITLVVNMLARWVVNRRADFSGAN, from the coding sequence GTGACCGCCACGAAGGCCCCGACCGAACCACCGTCACGGCAGCGCGCCGTCCGCAGGGCGGGTGACCGGCTCTTCTCCGGCGCCGCCAAGGGCTCCGGCGTCTTCATCCTGCTGGTCCTGGCCGGCGTCGCCGCCTTCCTGATCAGCGAGGCGCTCCCCGCTCTCACCGCGCCGTCGGAGGAGATCCCCGGCGGCGAGGGCCTGGCCGGCTACGTCGGCCCGCTCGTCCTCGGCACGCTGCTCGGTGCCGTGATCGCGCTCGTCGTCGCCACGCCGCTCGCCGTCGGCATCGCGCTCTACACCACCTACTACGCCCCGCGGCGCATCGCCGCCGGCATGGGCTACGTGATCGACCTGCTCGCGGCGATCCCCAGCGTCGTCTACGGCTTCTGGGGGATCGCCGTCCTCGCGCCGGAGCTGGTGCCCTTCCACCAGTGGCTCGCCGACACCCTCGGCTTCCTCCCGGTCTTCGCCGGCCCGGCCTCCACCAGCGGCCGCACGATGCTGACCGTCGGGATCGTGCTCGGGGTGATGATCCTGCCGATCATCTCGGCCATCTCGCGAGAGGTGTTCAGCCAGGCGCCGGCGCTGCACCGGGAGGCGGCCCTGGCCCTGGGCGCCACCCGCTGGGAGATGATCCGGATGGCCGTGCTGCCCTACGGCAAGTCCGGCGTCATCGCCGGCGCGATGCTCGGCCTGGGCCGCGCGCTCGGCGAGACGATGGCCGTGGCGATCATCCTCTCCGGCGGTGCCGGCGCGACGCTGAACGTGATCAGCAACTCGAACCCCTCGACGATCGCCTCGAACATCGCCCTGTCGTTCCCCGAGGCGACCGGCCTCGACGTCAACACCCTCATCGCCAGCGGCCTGGCCCTGTTCCTCATCACCCTGGTGGTCAACATGCTCGCCCGCTGGGTCGTGAACCGGCGCGCCGACTTCTCCGGAGCCAACTGA
- the pstS gene encoding phosphate ABC transporter substrate-binding protein PstS produces MKLSTRSRAVVLSTALTSTLALAACGAANESEASSGGGSGSSAASLSGDLVGVGATSQQSAMEAWQAGFEGEYPDVQFSYAPEGSGAGREQFINGSADFAGSDAALDEEELTAASERCAGGEVFELPNYISPIAVAFNVEGVDELNLSPATIAGIFSNTITTWNDPAIAAENPDATLPDTAITAVHRADDSGTTENFTDYLHQAAADVWTSEPDGEWPLPGGESAQGTSGVIEVVTNTPGAITYADASRAGDLGVAAVAVGQEFVAPSAEAAAAVVENSPAVEGRGEYDFAIEVNRLTEESGEYPIVLVSYHIGCIEYDDQSKADNVKAFMSYVISEDGQATASENAGNAQISDTLREQAQGAVDAITAAA; encoded by the coding sequence TTGAAGCTCAGCACCAGGTCGCGCGCCGTCGTCCTCAGCACGGCGCTGACCAGCACTCTCGCGCTCGCCGCCTGTGGTGCCGCCAACGAGTCCGAGGCCTCCTCGGGTGGCGGCAGCGGCTCGAGCGCCGCCTCGCTCAGCGGCGACCTCGTCGGCGTCGGCGCCACCAGCCAGCAGTCGGCCATGGAGGCGTGGCAGGCCGGCTTCGAGGGCGAGTACCCGGACGTGCAGTTCAGCTACGCCCCCGAGGGCTCCGGTGCGGGTCGCGAGCAGTTCATCAACGGCTCCGCCGACTTCGCCGGCTCCGACGCCGCGCTGGACGAGGAGGAGCTGACCGCCGCTTCGGAGCGCTGCGCCGGTGGCGAGGTCTTCGAGCTGCCGAACTACATCTCGCCGATCGCCGTCGCCTTCAACGTCGAGGGTGTCGACGAGCTGAACCTCTCCCCGGCCACGATCGCGGGCATCTTCAGCAACACCATCACGACCTGGAACGACCCGGCGATCGCCGCCGAGAACCCGGACGCGACCCTGCCCGACACCGCGATCACCGCGGTGCACCGCGCCGACGACTCGGGCACCACCGAGAACTTCACCGACTACCTGCACCAGGCCGCGGCCGACGTGTGGACGTCGGAGCCGGACGGCGAGTGGCCGCTGCCGGGCGGCGAGTCCGCCCAGGGCACCTCCGGCGTGATCGAGGTCGTCACCAACACCCCCGGCGCCATCACCTACGCGGACGCCAGCCGCGCCGGTGACCTCGGGGTGGCCGCCGTCGCCGTCGGCCAGGAGTTCGTCGCTCCGTCCGCCGAGGCCGCTGCCGCCGTCGTCGAGAACTCCCCGGCCGTCGAGGGCCGCGGCGAGTACGACTTCGCCATCGAGGTGAACCGGCTGACCGAGGAGTCGGGCGAGTACCCGATCGTCCTGGTCAGCTACCACATCGGCTGCATCGAGTACGACGACCAGTCGAAGGCCGACAACGTCAAGGCCTTCATGTCCTACGTGATCAGCGAGGACGGCCAGGCCACGGCCTCCGAGAACGCCGGCAACGCCCAGATCTCCGACACCCTGCGCGAGCAGGCCCAGGGCGCCGTCGACGCCATCACCGCCGCCGCCTGA